Proteins from a single region of Thermoanaerobacter uzonensis DSM 18761:
- a CDS encoding branched-chain amino acid ABC transporter ATP-binding protein/permease has protein sequence MKRIFKYTKINWTIFISMILLLPFVIQNDYWIQMVTLMGIYAILAYAMDFIGGYSGQVSMGHGGFYAIGAYTAGILATKLHFSFLPSFILSILVGLIFGAIVALPAIHVSGFYLAMETVAFALIVVTGLERLETLTGGVQGLIDIPSPTLGTLKLLGLSVSKVGFYYITWIIVLLIVIFVYKLIHSYYGRALSAIGGSEIAAESMGINTGYYKYITFTLSAGITAGAGALYGFLIGFLSPEIFGFSMSVFILAMALVGGMKSTVGPLIGAAIFAFLPQTLQAFRGANNLVYGLILMFSYIIIPKGLAAFFSDRKPLLKVKLNESITANIPFNSRRYSTEDKRLILKLEGITKSFGGNIAVKQLDMEVMQGEIHALIGPNGSGKTTTINIISGIHEPTEGKVIFNGTDITKLKIHQRAQLGISRTFQNLRIFPDMTVLENVLVGAHVNYKSGLKVIFDTKNVKDEEIRNIKKAYEVLEFLGLQDYADSIATELPYGIQKIVEVARAIMSDPYVVLLDEPAAGLTSEEIERLGNTILKLKEKGITVIIIEHHIDFVLNLADRVTVLDFGEKIFEGLPQDARHDQKVKEVYIGGDVAIA, from the coding sequence ATGAAAAGGATATTTAAATATACTAAGATTAATTGGACTATATTCATAAGTATGATACTCTTGCTTCCTTTTGTAATTCAAAATGATTATTGGATACAAATGGTAACGTTGATGGGTATATATGCAATTTTGGCTTATGCAATGGATTTTATAGGTGGTTACTCTGGGCAAGTATCTATGGGACATGGCGGATTTTATGCTATTGGTGCATACACTGCAGGTATACTTGCAACAAAATTACATTTTTCTTTTTTACCGTCATTTATATTAAGTATACTTGTTGGATTGATATTTGGAGCAATTGTTGCATTGCCAGCTATACATGTAAGTGGTTTTTATCTTGCAATGGAAACTGTGGCATTTGCTCTAATAGTTGTAACTGGGCTTGAAAGACTTGAAACCCTGACAGGTGGTGTACAGGGATTAATTGATATACCGTCTCCTACTTTGGGTACACTAAAATTACTTGGATTATCAGTTTCAAAAGTTGGTTTTTACTACATAACATGGATAATTGTTCTATTGATTGTTATCTTTGTTTATAAATTGATTCATTCATATTATGGAAGAGCTTTGTCTGCAATAGGAGGCAGCGAAATAGCAGCAGAAAGTATGGGAATTAATACTGGATATTACAAATATATCACATTTACATTATCTGCAGGTATAACAGCAGGAGCAGGTGCTTTATATGGTTTTTTAATAGGCTTTTTGAGCCCGGAAATTTTTGGATTTTCCATGTCTGTATTTATTCTTGCAATGGCTCTTGTTGGTGGCATGAAGTCAACTGTAGGGCCACTAATTGGTGCTGCAATATTTGCTTTTTTACCACAAACTTTGCAAGCTTTTAGAGGTGCCAATAATCTTGTATATGGATTAATTTTAATGTTCAGTTATATAATAATTCCAAAAGGATTGGCGGCTTTCTTTTCTGATAGGAAACCACTTTTGAAAGTAAAGTTAAATGAAAGTATTACAGCAAATATTCCTTTTAATTCAAGAAGATATAGTACAGAAGACAAAAGACTTATATTAAAGCTTGAAGGAATAACGAAGAGTTTTGGGGGTAATATTGCAGTAAAACAGCTTGATATGGAAGTAATGCAAGGGGAAATACATGCTCTTATAGGGCCTAATGGCTCAGGTAAAACCACAACAATCAATATAATATCTGGAATTCATGAACCTACGGAGGGCAAAGTAATATTTAATGGAACTGATATTACAAAACTCAAAATACACCAAAGAGCGCAACTCGGTATTTCTCGGACATTTCAGAATTTAAGAATATTTCCTGATATGACTGTACTAGAGAATGTATTAGTTGGAGCGCATGTGAATTATAAATCTGGTCTAAAAGTTATATTTGATACTAAAAATGTTAAAGATGAAGAAATTAGAAATATAAAAAAAGCATATGAAGTTTTGGAGTTTTTAGGTCTTCAAGATTATGCTGATAGTATTGCAACTGAGTTGCCTTATGGGATACAAAAAATTGTAGAGGTAGCGAGAGCAATTATGTCGGATCCATATGTTGTACTTCTTGATGAACCTGCAGCAGGCCTTACTTCGGAAGAAATTGAAAGATTGGGTAACACTATTTTAAAACTTAAAGAAAAGGGGATAACCGTTATAATAATTGAACATCATATAGATTTTGTTTTAAATCTTGCAGACAGAGTTACTGTACTTGATTTTGGAGAGAAAATATTTGAGGGATTACCTCAAGATGCAAGGCACGACCAAAAAGTAAAGGAGGTGTACATTGGTGGAGACGTTGCTATTGCTTGA
- a CDS encoding ABC transporter ATP-binding protein has product METLLLLENVSVKYGAIEAIRGINMEIKEGSVVCLIGANGAGKSTTVNTIAGLVKNQTGKIFYDGKDISKWETDERIKSGIAISMEGRRIFPDQTVYDNLLLGGYTRRKKIKELKRDIDQIMDRFPILKERANQLAGTLSGGQLQILAIARAFIAKPKLMLLDEPSLGLAPILIKEIYKMIKDFHKEGMTILLVEQFAQYAFSISDYAYVLEHGKIVIEGKSEDVRNNPALSSAYLGE; this is encoded by the coding sequence GTGGAGACGTTGCTATTGCTTGAAAATGTAAGTGTGAAATACGGTGCAATTGAAGCAATTAGGGGAATAAATATGGAAATAAAAGAAGGATCAGTTGTATGTCTTATTGGTGCAAATGGCGCAGGCAAATCTACAACTGTAAATACTATAGCGGGACTTGTAAAAAATCAAACAGGCAAAATATTTTATGATGGTAAAGATATATCAAAATGGGAAACTGATGAAAGAATCAAATCCGGCATAGCTATTAGTATGGAAGGAAGGCGTATTTTCCCCGACCAAACTGTATATGATAATCTTCTCTTAGGAGGATATACAAGAAGAAAAAAAATAAAAGAGTTAAAACGTGATATTGATCAAATAATGGATAGGTTTCCTATATTAAAAGAAAGAGCAAATCAACTAGCAGGTACTTTGAGTGGGGGCCAACTTCAAATATTAGCAATAGCACGGGCTTTTATTGCCAAACCTAAACTTATGCTTTTGGACGAACCGTCTTTGGGACTTGCTCCGATTCTTATTAAAGAAATATACAAGATGATAAAAGACTTTCATAAAGAAGGCATGACAATACTTCTAGTAGAACAATTTGCACAATATGCTTTTTCAATTAGCGACTATGCTTACGTTCTTGAGCACGGGAAAATTGTTATTGAAGGCAAATCGGAAGATGTTAGGAATAATCCGGCTCTAAGCAGTGCATATCTTGGTGAATAA
- a CDS encoding methyl-accepting chemotaxis protein, which produces MTLIDAFKKIAPFINIMTTEDLGISICDVNECVLYLPARTINHNIKVGDPLKEGTAIYEAIKTGKRVVKRVGSEVYGVPYIAIAFPLIENGVITGGVSIFQSTAKQDEIANITEKVFSSLQQIHSIIQEIFLISKNVSEISDEASKLAEYAKNNAQSTDELIDFIKHISSETNLLGLNAAIEAARVGESGKGFTIVANEIRKLSMSTKDSVESINNVLIKLREISYKIDKNMKEIKNTNVNLYKLIENANSELEEINKMFEELYNKTRLY; this is translated from the coding sequence ATGACCCTTATTGATGCGTTTAAAAAAATAGCACCTTTTATTAATATAATGACAACAGAGGATTTAGGAATATCTATATGTGATGTTAATGAATGCGTATTATATTTACCTGCTAGAACGATTAATCATAACATAAAAGTAGGCGATCCTTTGAAAGAAGGAACGGCTATATATGAAGCGATAAAAACTGGGAAACGCGTTGTTAAAAGAGTAGGAAGTGAAGTGTATGGAGTTCCGTATATCGCTATAGCGTTTCCGCTAATAGAGAATGGAGTAATAACAGGAGGAGTAAGTATATTTCAATCGACAGCAAAACAGGATGAGATAGCAAATATAACTGAAAAAGTGTTTTCTTCATTGCAGCAGATTCACTCTATAATACAAGAGATATTTCTAATTTCAAAAAATGTATCTGAAATAAGCGATGAAGCCTCAAAGCTTGCAGAATATGCAAAAAATAATGCTCAATCTACTGACGAGCTTATAGACTTTATTAAACATATCTCTTCAGAAACAAATTTATTGGGCTTAAATGCGGCAATAGAAGCTGCGAGAGTTGGTGAGAGTGGCAAAGGGTTTACAATAGTTGCAAATGAAATAAGAAAGTTGTCTATGTCAACCAAAGACTCTGTAGAATCTATAAACAATGTACTTATAAAACTTAGAGAAATAAGTTACAAAATTGATAAAAATATGAAAGAAATAAAGAATACAAATGTGAATCTATATAAACTTATAGAAAATGCGAATAGTGAACTTGAAGAAATAAACAAAATGTTTGAGGAACTTTACAATAAAACGCGACTTTATTAA
- the buk gene encoding butyrate kinase: MYKILVINPGSTSTKLAVYEGENEVFNDTIRHSSKELSKYNNIIEQLDFRVDCILNTLQGNNFLLSEFDAVVGRGGLLKPVESGTYIVNDIMINDLKNGVQGEHASNLGGIIARLIADKYGIPAFIVDPVVVDELEDVARITGIPEIKRKSRFHALNQKAVARHLSKDISKEYEKTNLIIAHLGGGISVGAHKKGRIVDVNDAINGDGPFSPERAGELPALDVADLCFSGKYGYEEIKKMINGKGGMTALLGTNDVREVLKRINNGDKYAKLVFEAMAYRVAKEIGSMAAVFKGHVDAIGITGGIAYSEEFVTLIKDRVNFIAPIYVYPGEEEMLALAQGALRVLNGEEKAKEYV; the protein is encoded by the coding sequence ATGTATAAAATTTTAGTAATAAACCCTGGTTCAACATCAACTAAACTTGCAGTTTATGAAGGTGAAAATGAGGTATTTAATGATACAATAAGACATTCAAGCAAAGAGTTAAGTAAATACAATAATATTATTGAACAACTGGATTTTAGGGTAGACTGTATACTTAATACGCTTCAAGGTAATAATTTTTTATTATCTGAATTTGATGCAGTGGTAGGTAGAGGAGGTTTGCTTAAACCTGTTGAAAGTGGTACTTATATTGTAAATGATATTATGATAAATGACTTAAAAAATGGTGTCCAAGGAGAACATGCCTCAAATCTGGGAGGAATAATTGCTCGTTTGATAGCAGATAAATATGGTATTCCGGCTTTTATAGTAGATCCGGTTGTGGTTGATGAACTTGAAGATGTGGCGAGAATTACTGGTATTCCAGAAATAAAAAGAAAAAGTAGATTCCATGCCTTAAATCAAAAAGCAGTAGCAAGGCACCTCTCAAAGGATATTAGTAAGGAGTATGAAAAAACAAATCTCATAATAGCGCATCTTGGAGGAGGCATATCGGTAGGTGCACATAAAAAGGGAAGGATTGTAGATGTTAACGATGCTATAAATGGGGATGGACCTTTTTCACCTGAGAGAGCTGGGGAACTTCCTGCCCTTGATGTTGCAGACTTATGCTTTAGTGGAAAATACGGTTATGAAGAGATAAAAAAGATGATAAATGGAAAAGGAGGAATGACAGCTCTTCTTGGTACAAATGATGTCAGAGAAGTATTAAAAAGAATAAATAACGGAGATAAATATGCTAAACTGGTATTTGAAGCAATGGCATATAGAGTTGCAAAAGAGATTGGTAGTATGGCAGCTGTTTTTAAAGGACACGTAGATGCAATAGGAATTACTGGAGGTATTGCATATAGTGAGGAATTTGTAACACTTATAAAAGACAGAGTAAATTTTATAGCACCTATTTATGTATATCCGGGAGAAGAGGAAATGCTAGCTTTAGCTCAAGGGGCTTTGAGAGTTTTAAACGGTGAAGAAAAGGCAAAAGAATATGTATAA
- a CDS encoding LytR/AlgR family response regulator transcription factor has translation MLRIVIAEDDINFKKELIKILLTMEGVSVEYSTGDGNDALEALIKIKPDVAILDIGLPGISGIEVAKKIREYMPFLEIIFITSFEEYIKDAVSLYASDYIEKPLDEKRLRETLDRIKKKLLEVENVIPFKTEDGVKLINPKEIYCVQASKKRSIVYTQKEKFICDYSLKEIEELLDGSMFFRTNRSFLVNLFKVELLKDNNRTSFEIRFKGSNYKAYLSKELYEEFRRRVKSIYKS, from the coding sequence ATGTTAAGAATAGTCATTGCAGAAGACGATATAAATTTTAAAAAAGAACTCATAAAAATTCTTTTAACAATGGAAGGTGTAAGTGTTGAATATTCTACGGGAGACGGAAATGACGCATTAGAAGCATTAATTAAAATTAAACCGGACGTTGCCATTTTAGATATAGGATTACCAGGAATATCGGGCATTGAGGTGGCGAAAAAGATTAGAGAATACATGCCTTTTTTAGAAATAATTTTTATTACTTCTTTTGAGGAATACATAAAAGATGCTGTGAGTCTCTATGCTTCTGATTATATTGAGAAGCCTCTTGATGAGAAGAGGCTGAGAGAAACTTTAGATAGGATAAAGAAAAAACTTTTAGAAGTAGAAAATGTCATCCCTTTTAAGACGGAAGATGGAGTAAAGCTTATCAATCCTAAGGAAATTTATTGTGTTCAAGCCAGTAAAAAAAGGAGCATAGTTTATACCCAAAAAGAAAAATTTATATGTGATTACTCTTTAAAAGAAATAGAGGAATTGTTAGATGGTAGCATGTTTTTTAGAACAAATCGGTCTTTTCTAGTGAACCTCTTTAAAGTTGAGCTGTTAAAAGATAACAATAGGACTTCCTTTGAGATACGTTTTAAAGGCTCAAATTATAAGGCTTATCTCTCTAAAGAATTGTATGAAGAATTTAGGAGGAGAGTAAAATCTATTTACAAATCATAA
- a CDS encoding sensor histidine kinase: MFKDSYKNAMMIYVVQMVLIVILVNNNFMKSLDVFQPKNQELFRIFTGILIFILNGFSIFVLRELYAKNKEERQFLINSIRFKYIEEQNRIYRQNHHDIKNHLIIISELVKEKRYSELENYLSSYMEEIDKNLVTINTGVNEIDILLYSKISNAKSKDIEVDFKCDTQIQCSKKHVLNLVSVLGNLIDNAIEACDEMEKDKYIIIEMKEDPIDYIFHIKNRYNFQTVVKPSIFFEEGFSTKEGRGRGEGLYIVRNIVEKYSGEIEVQTDGGYFDVIVEIPKFSLEGD, translated from the coding sequence ATGTTTAAGGATAGTTACAAAAATGCGATGATGATTTATGTAGTGCAAATGGTATTGATAGTAATACTGGTAAACAACAATTTTATGAAAAGTCTTGATGTATTTCAGCCCAAAAATCAAGAGTTGTTTAGGATTTTCACAGGAATTTTAATTTTTATACTGAATGGGTTTTCTATTTTTGTGTTAAGAGAGCTGTATGCTAAAAATAAAGAAGAACGCCAATTTTTAATAAATAGTATTAGATTTAAATACATAGAGGAACAAAATCGTATCTATAGGCAAAATCACCATGATATTAAAAATCACTTGATAATCATTTCTGAATTAGTCAAGGAAAAAAGATATAGTGAACTGGAGAATTATTTGTCTTCATATATGGAAGAAATTGATAAAAATTTGGTGACGATAAACACAGGTGTAAATGAAATTGATATATTGCTTTATTCGAAAATAAGTAATGCTAAGAGTAAAGATATTGAAGTGGATTTTAAATGTGATACACAAATCCAGTGCAGCAAAAAACACGTGCTTAATTTAGTTTCGGTTTTAGGAAATTTAATAGACAATGCAATAGAGGCTTGTGATGAAATGGAAAAAGATAAATACATAATTATAGAGATGAAAGAAGACCCAATAGATTACATATTTCACATAAAGAATAGATATAATTTTCAAACAGTTGTAAAACCATCCATCTTTTTTGAAGAAGGGTTTTCTACAAAAGAGGGTAGAGGTAGAGGCGAAGGATTGTATATTGTCAGAAATATAGTAGAAAAGTATAGCGGTGAAATAGAAGTACAAACCGATGGAGGTTATTTTGACGTTATTGTAGAAATTCCTAAATTTTCTTTGGAGGGTGATTAA
- a CDS encoding accessory gene regulator B family protein, with protein sequence MIKINIEKLAERLTQRLFKTQNLTDIEMAKIQYGISLILGVIIEFTLVYAISLILGFSFYTLVIMLSALFLRINTGGAHCSTYNRCVTFTAVYFIPFAALAKFIDIHFPLEFKVFTSLLLYFIVLAIVKDNKFYRVIILSLVGINIFLFFVNSILYIKILFLVSIGFTLQAVMRTTLGETIVNIADTLFKKAGI encoded by the coding sequence GTGATTAAAATTAATATCGAAAAGTTAGCTGAGAGGTTAACACAAAGACTGTTTAAAACGCAAAATTTAACGGATATTGAAATGGCAAAAATACAATATGGTATAAGCTTAATTTTAGGGGTAATAATTGAATTTACTTTAGTTTATGCTATTTCTTTAATATTGGGATTTAGCTTTTACACTCTAGTAATAATGCTTTCTGCTCTTTTCTTGAGGATAAATACAGGAGGGGCTCATTGTTCAACCTATAATAGATGTGTAACTTTTACGGCAGTTTATTTTATACCTTTTGCTGCTTTAGCGAAATTTATAGATATACATTTTCCTTTAGAATTTAAAGTTTTTACAAGCCTATTGTTATATTTTATAGTATTAGCGATAGTGAAGGATAATAAATTTTACAGGGTTATAATTCTGAGTTTAGTTGGTATAAATATTTTTTTATTTTTCGTCAATTCAATACTCTATATTAAAATATTGTTTTTAGTATCTATAGGTTTTACACTACAAGCTGTTATGAGGACTACATTAGGAGAAACTATAGTAAACATTGCAGATACGTTGTTTAAAAAAGCAGGAATATAA
- a CDS encoding cyclic lactone autoinducer peptide, protein MKRINPLSLLGTLLTFIGTLGLASSACIGWFYKPQVPDVLLKK, encoded by the coding sequence ATGAAAAGAATTAACCCACTATCATTGTTAGGAACACTGCTTACATTTATAGGAACATTGGGACTTGCAAGTTCTGCTTGCATCGGCTGGTTTTATAAGCCGCAAGTTCCTGATGTTTTGCTGAAAAAGTAA
- a CDS encoding Asp23/Gls24 family envelope stress response protein, which produces MKVYSLVGESGTGKSHHASSIAGRYGIRYIIDDGILIKGNNIITGVSAKKEATKIGAIKRALFTDPTHVEEVKKAIEEAKPDKILIIGTSDKMVDAIAEKLGLPPVSVRIYIKDVVPPKQIEIAREKRLLEGKHVIPVPTFEVKKQFSGYFLDPLRIFRRNKGGYFEKTIVRPNYSYLGKYTISESVINSIVAHELILFSEVYRVNRVLTEKKPEGIILKVDVTMRYGYQIVPVLKEAMKNIKKQLEYMTALNVLQMDIYVKNLHIEKINIGEKGV; this is translated from the coding sequence TTGAAGGTTTATTCTTTAGTTGGAGAAAGTGGGACGGGTAAAAGCCATCATGCTTCTTCTATTGCTGGCAGGTATGGCATTAGGTATATCATTGATGATGGAATTTTAATAAAAGGTAATAACATTATTACAGGAGTTTCTGCTAAAAAAGAGGCTACAAAAATTGGAGCCATAAAAAGAGCATTATTTACTGATCCTACGCATGTAGAGGAAGTAAAAAAAGCTATTGAAGAGGCGAAACCGGATAAAATCCTCATAATAGGTACTTCTGATAAAATGGTGGATGCTATAGCTGAAAAATTGGGGCTTCCACCAGTGAGTGTAAGGATATATATTAAAGATGTAGTTCCCCCTAAACAGATTGAAATAGCCCGTGAAAAACGGCTATTGGAGGGAAAACATGTTATCCCTGTTCCAACTTTTGAAGTTAAAAAGCAGTTCTCAGGCTATTTTTTAGATCCGCTCAGGATTTTTAGAAGAAATAAAGGTGGTTATTTTGAAAAGACAATAGTAAGGCCTAATTACAGCTACTTAGGGAAATACACCATTTCTGAAAGTGTTATAAATTCAATAGTGGCTCATGAACTTATTTTGTTTAGTGAAGTTTACAGAGTTAATAGGGTTTTGACGGAAAAAAAACCTGAAGGAATAATTTTGAAGGTAGACGTTACGATGAGATATGGCTACCAAATTGTCCCTGTATTAAAAGAAGCTATGAAAAATATAAAAAAACAATTGGAGTATATGACGGCCTTAAATGTCCTACAAATGGACATTTATGTAAAAAATCTGCATATAGAAAAAATAAATATTGGAGAAAAGGGTGTGTGA
- a CDS encoding sulfide/dihydroorotate dehydrogenase-like FAD/NAD-binding protein → MYKIVRKEILNPVVKLMDIEAPRVAKSAKPGQFVIIRIYDKGERIPLTIADYDPEKGTVTIVFQEVGKSTKLLGTLNEGDYILDFVGPLGNFMEVPKEARKILGVGGGVGIPALYPKLKMLHQEGYRVEAILGGRSEEYVIFKKEMEAVCDKVYYATDDGTLGKKGFVTDVLKEVLENDKEIDYIITVGPVIMMKNVCKMTKEYNIPTIVSMNPLMVDGTGMCGACRIEVGGETKFVCMDGPIFDGHLVNFDLAMTRLNMFKKQEKVSLELYEQHHGGDHHGR, encoded by the coding sequence ATGTACAAAATCGTGAGAAAAGAGATACTAAATCCTGTTGTCAAACTCATGGATATTGAAGCGCCAAGAGTTGCGAAAAGTGCAAAACCTGGTCAGTTTGTCATTATTAGAATTTATGATAAAGGGGAAAGAATTCCTCTTACTATTGCAGATTATGACCCTGAAAAGGGAACAGTTACAATTGTATTTCAAGAGGTTGGCAAATCGACGAAGTTATTGGGGACTCTCAATGAAGGAGATTATATTTTAGATTTTGTGGGTCCTTTAGGGAATTTTATGGAGGTGCCTAAGGAAGCTAGAAAAATATTAGGCGTGGGTGGTGGTGTAGGTATACCTGCTCTTTATCCAAAATTAAAAATGTTACATCAAGAAGGTTATAGAGTTGAAGCAATTCTTGGCGGTAGAAGTGAAGAATATGTAATTTTCAAGAAAGAGATGGAGGCTGTCTGTGATAAAGTATATTATGCTACAGACGATGGTACTTTAGGTAAAAAAGGGTTTGTAACAGATGTATTGAAAGAAGTATTGGAAAATGATAAAGAAATAGATTATATCATTACAGTTGGTCCTGTCATAATGATGAAAAATGTTTGCAAAATGACCAAAGAATACAATATACCAACTATAGTCAGTATGAACCCATTGATGGTAGATGGAACAGGAATGTGTGGCGCTTGTAGAATTGAGGTTGGCGGAGAGACAAAGTTTGTATGTATGGATGGGCCGATTTTTGATGGCCATCTTGTGAATTTTGACTTAGCTATGACAAGGCTTAATATGTTTAAAAAACAAGAAAAAGTGTCATTAGAATTGTATGAACAACATCATGGAGGTGATCACCATGGCCGTTAA
- the gltA gene encoding NADPH-dependent glutamate synthase produces the protein MAVKDRVPMKEQDPKERRKNFDEVALGYTEEEAILEASRCIQCPKPTCVAGCPVHVRIPEFIKAITKREFEEAYKIIKSTNSLPAVCGRVCPQEEQCEKNCVLNKIGKPIAIGRLERFVADYALQNNIEEEVKPEKKNKKVAIIGGGPAGLTCAGDLLKMGYYVTIFEALHALGGVLTYGIPEFRLPKRIVEAEIERLKKLGAKVETNVVVGRTVTIDQLMEEEGFEAVFVGTGAGLPKLMDIPGKNLNGVYSANEFLTRINLMKAYKFPEYDTPIVVGKRVAVIGGGNVAMDAARSALRLDGVEEVTVVYRRSKEEMPARAEEIEHAIEEGIKFEFLANPIRINGTEDGWVKSMDVIRMELGEPDSSGRRRPIEIPGSEFTIEVDTVIMALGTSPNNLIPSTTKDVEIQKWGGIIADETGKTSKPGVFAGGDAVTGAATVILAMGAGKQAAKAIDEYLRNKK, from the coding sequence ATGGCCGTTAAAGATAGAGTGCCTATGAAAGAACAGGATCCAAAAGAGAGAAGGAAAAATTTTGATGAAGTAGCACTAGGTTATACAGAGGAGGAAGCAATTCTAGAGGCTTCAAGGTGTATACAATGTCCTAAACCTACTTGTGTGGCCGGGTGTCCCGTCCATGTGAGAATACCTGAATTTATCAAAGCAATCACTAAAAGAGAATTTGAAGAAGCGTATAAAATTATAAAGAGCACAAATAGTTTACCTGCCGTCTGTGGCAGAGTATGTCCGCAGGAAGAACAGTGTGAAAAGAATTGCGTATTAAATAAAATTGGCAAACCTATTGCTATTGGAAGATTAGAGAGATTTGTAGCTGATTATGCCCTTCAAAATAATATTGAAGAAGAAGTAAAGCCTGAGAAGAAAAATAAAAAAGTGGCTATAATAGGAGGAGGACCTGCAGGACTTACTTGTGCAGGAGACCTTCTGAAAATGGGCTATTATGTTACAATTTTTGAGGCTTTGCATGCTTTAGGTGGAGTTTTGACCTATGGGATTCCCGAATTTAGATTACCCAAGAGAATTGTGGAAGCAGAAATAGAAAGATTAAAGAAATTAGGTGCAAAAGTTGAAACTAATGTGGTTGTGGGAAGGACAGTTACGATTGACCAATTGATGGAGGAAGAAGGCTTTGAAGCAGTATTTGTTGGCACAGGTGCTGGACTTCCTAAGTTAATGGATATTCCGGGCAAGAACTTGAATGGTGTTTATTCTGCTAATGAATTTTTGACAAGAATAAATCTTATGAAAGCATATAAATTTCCTGAATATGATACTCCTATTGTAGTAGGTAAGAGAGTAGCTGTAATAGGTGGAGGGAATGTTGCAATGGATGCTGCTCGCTCTGCTCTAAGGCTTGATGGTGTGGAAGAAGTAACTGTAGTATACAGGCGTTCAAAAGAGGAGATGCCAGCAAGGGCGGAGGAGATAGAGCATGCTATTGAAGAAGGCATAAAATTTGAGTTTTTAGCTAATCCAATACGGATAAATGGGACAGAAGATGGATGGGTAAAAAGTATGGACGTAATAAGAATGGAATTAGGTGAGCCTGATAGCTCAGGAAGAAGGAGACCTATTGAAATACCTGGCTCTGAGTTTACAATAGAGGTAGATACAGTGATTATGGCATTAGGAACAAGCCCTAATAATTTGATTCCTTCCACCACAAAAGATGTCGAGATTCAAAAATGGGGCGGCATAATTGCTGATGAAACAGGTAAAACTTCAAAACCGGGTGTTTTTGCTGGTGGAGATGCAGTAACAGGAGCAGCAACTGTAATACTTGCAATGGGTGCTGGAAAGCAGGCGGCAAAGGCAATTGATGAATATTTGAGAAATAAAAAATAA